From the Lampris incognitus isolate fLamInc1 chromosome 6, fLamInc1.hap2, whole genome shotgun sequence genome, one window contains:
- the LOC130113953 gene encoding basic salivary proline-rich protein 3-like codes for MRGMHSTLHSRAHSRRQAGSSAPLQSFHRRLPVHLGQLVCRRPQAGRGKASPRSKPPASGGAREGLPSLQTAGLRRGEGRPPLAPNRRPQAGRGKASPRSKPPASDGAREGLPSLQTAGLRRGEGRPPLAPNRRPQTGRGKASPRSKPPASDGAREGLPSLQTAGLRRGEGRPPLAPNRRPQTGRGKASPRSKPPASGGAREGLPSLQTAGLRRGEGRPPLAPNRRPQAGRGKASPRSKPPASGGAREGLPSLQTAGLRRGEGRPPLAPNRRPQTGRGKASPRSKPPASGGAREGLPSLQTAGLRRGEGRPPLAPNRRPQAGRGKASPRSKPPAKYKMCRAS; via the coding sequence ATGCGGGGAATGCACAGTACCCTACACAGCAGAGCCCACAGCAGAAGGCAGGCGGGATCATCAGCTCCTCTCCAGAGTTTCCACCGGAGACTCCCGGTTCACCTCGGCCAGTTGGTCTGCCGCCGGCCTCAGGCGGGGCGAGGGAAGGCCTCCCCTCGCTCCAAACCGCCGGCCTCAGGCGGGGCGAGGGAAGGCCTCCCCTCGCTCCAAACCGCCGGCCTCAGACGGGGCGAGGGAAGGCCTCCCCTCGCTCCAAACCGCCGGCCTCAGGCGGGGCGAGGGAAGGCCTCCCCTCGCTCCAAACCGCCGGCCTCAGACGGGGCGAGGGAAGGCCTCCCCTCGCTCCAAACCGCCGGCCTCAGACGGGGCGAGGGAAGGCCTCCCCTCGCTCCAAACCGCCGGCCTCAGACGGGGCGAGGGAAGGCCTCCCCTCGCTCCAAACCGCCGGCCTCAGACGGGGCGAGGGAAGGCCTCCCCTCGCTCCAAACCGCCGGCCTCAGGCGGGGCGAGGGAAGGCCTCCCCTCGCTCCAAACCGCCGGCCTCAGACGGGGCGAGGGAAGGCCTCCCCTCGCTCCAAACCGCCGGCCTCAGGCGGGGCGAGGGAAGGCCTCCCCTCGCTCCAAACCGCCGGCCTCAGACGGGGCGAGGGAAGGCCTCCCCTCGCTCCAAACCGCCGGCCTCAGGCGGGGCGAGGGAAGGCCTCCCCTCGCTCCAAACCGCCGGCCTCAGGCGGGGCGAGGGAAGGCCTCCCCTCGCTCCAAACCGCCGGCCTCAGGCGGGGCGAGGGAAGGCCTCCCCTCGCTCCAAACCGCCGGCCTCAGACGGGGCGAGGGAAGGCCTCCCCTCGCTCCAAACCGCCGGCCTCAGGCGGGGCGAGGGAAGGCCTCCCCTCGCTCCAAACCGCCGGCCTCAGACGGGGCGAGGGAAGGCCTCCCCTCGCTCCAAACCGCCGGCCTCAGGCGGGGCGAGGGAAGGCCTCCCCTCGCTCCAAACCGCCGGCCAAGTATAAAATGTGCCGAGCCAGCTGA